A genomic region of Leptolyngbya sp. NIES-2104 contains the following coding sequences:
- a CDS encoding ABC transporter ATP-binding protein, with amino-acid sequence MFRAESREIEPGSNSLDWTDKAIAAGGVEMVYQTGGERYQALRQVELTVRYGDIQLLMGPSGSGKTTLLSILAGILTPTGGSVRLMGQDIAKLSSAKLAQFRLNNIGFIFQGFNLFPALSAIENIEVALNLKGIRGTAARKEALELLNQVGLADRAKQLPRDLSGGQKQRVAIARALAGNPSLIMADEPTAALDSHNGHAVIELLRSLAKEKGRTVLIVTHDPRIADVADHIAYLEDGILQRDGRSEIDRFRETLTR; translated from the coding sequence ATGTTTCGCGCTGAGAGTCGGGAGATCGAACCCGGCTCAAACAGCTTGGATTGGACAGATAAAGCGATCGCTGCTGGTGGGGTGGAGATGGTGTACCAGACCGGGGGCGAGCGCTATCAAGCATTGCGCCAGGTGGAGTTGACGGTGCGCTATGGCGACATTCAGCTTCTCATGGGTCCGTCTGGGTCGGGTAAAACGACGCTCCTGTCAATCCTGGCGGGAATTCTGACTCCGACAGGGGGTTCAGTTCGCCTGATGGGTCAAGACATTGCCAAGCTCTCTAGTGCAAAACTAGCTCAGTTCCGACTCAATAACATTGGCTTCATTTTTCAAGGCTTTAATTTATTTCCCGCCCTGAGCGCGATCGAGAACATTGAAGTTGCGCTCAATCTCAAAGGCATTCGAGGAACCGCAGCCCGCAAGGAAGCGTTAGAGCTATTGAATCAAGTGGGACTTGCCGATCGAGCGAAGCAACTTCCGAGAGATCTTTCCGGTGGACAAAAGCAGCGAGTCGCGATTGCTCGTGCGCTGGCAGGCAATCCGTCGCTCATTATGGCGGATGAACCGACAGCGGCGCTCGATTCTCATAACGGTCATGCAGTGATCGAACTTCTACGATCGCTAGCGAAAGAGAAAGGGCGGACGGTGCTGATTGTGACACACGATCCACGAATTGCCGATGTTGCAGATCATATTGCTTATTTGGAAGATGGAATTTTACAGAGGGATGGACGATCGGAAATCGATCGATTTCGAGAAACCCTAACTCGATGA
- a CDS encoding class I SAM-dependent methyltransferase: MATILRDWSYQYQWLYDGISRVAALSVGGEARFRQLALEELSIEPETNVLDLCCGSGQTAQFLVKRSHHVTGLDASPLSIRRAKQNVPEAEYVEAFAEKMPIEDCSFDLVHTSAAMHEMGVDQLRQILQEVYRVLKPGGVFAMVDFHQPTNPIFIPGLAIFFWLFETETAWQLIKINLEELLQEIGFQVQRSRLYAGGSLQVIQARK; the protein is encoded by the coding sequence ATGGCAACGATTTTAAGAGATTGGAGTTATCAGTATCAGTGGTTGTATGACGGGATTTCGAGGGTGGCGGCGTTGAGTGTGGGCGGAGAAGCTCGATTTCGACAGTTGGCACTGGAGGAATTATCGATCGAGCCTGAGACTAACGTGCTCGATCTTTGTTGTGGAAGCGGACAGACAGCGCAATTTTTAGTCAAGCGATCGCACCATGTCACCGGATTAGATGCGTCGCCGCTCTCGATTCGTCGAGCAAAACAGAATGTTCCAGAAGCTGAATACGTTGAAGCGTTTGCGGAAAAAATGCCGATCGAGGATTGCTCATTTGATTTAGTTCACACCAGTGCAGCGATGCACGAAATGGGAGTGGATCAACTGCGGCAAATTTTGCAAGAAGTGTATCGGGTTTTGAAACCGGGTGGCGTGTTTGCAATGGTTGATTTTCATCAGCCAACAAATCCAATTTTTATTCCTGGATTGGCGATCTTTTTCTGGTTGTTTGAGACAGAAACGGCATGGCAATTAATCAAAATAAACCTTGAAGAATTGTTGCAAGAAATTGGATTTCAAGTGCAGCGATCGCGGCTTTATGCAGGCGGAAGTTTACAAGTAATTCAGGCACGAAAATAA
- a CDS encoding site-specific integrase, which translates to MTFLYRLPMADLAALDARIVQLNQRLKMAQLGLQVERRGVKLALRGTLPPRPDSSRLRPYQQRLSLGIPATPAGLKQIEQEAKIVAAQLIQNKFDWREYLTFTDGKRLSQQTLNQQIAAFEQYFFEQPERSINPASTKTTWTSAYAPYLRKLSAIAADSPSLTLTEVIYKTIDATKNHSRSRQLCCTTLSAFAEFLNLALPKDLKTLSGRYGASQTQMRQLPSDDEILAIWATIPNSAWQFVYGMMATFGLRNHEVFYCNLSGLNKGETSIEVLPTTKTGSHQVWAFHPEWIEAFNLRDVQLPSVETDLSKTTLQQVGKRVTTQFHRYELPFSPYDLRHAWAVRTIHIGLSDTVAAKMMGHSVLVHTRTYHQWITQRDQQLAVDNALRRLKGD; encoded by the coding sequence TTGACTTTTTTGTACCGCTTACCGATGGCAGATTTAGCGGCATTAGATGCCCGAATTGTTCAACTCAATCAGCGTCTCAAGATGGCTCAATTGGGTCTACAAGTGGAACGTCGAGGCGTGAAATTGGCACTTAGAGGAACATTGCCACCGCGTCCAGACAGTTCTCGATTGCGTCCTTATCAGCAGAGACTAAGTCTAGGAATTCCGGCAACTCCCGCAGGGCTGAAACAGATTGAACAAGAAGCAAAAATCGTCGCGGCGCAGTTAATTCAGAACAAGTTTGATTGGCGAGAATATCTCACATTTACCGATGGAAAACGATTAAGTCAGCAAACCTTGAATCAGCAAATTGCTGCATTCGAGCAATATTTTTTCGAGCAACCAGAACGATCGATCAATCCCGCATCCACGAAAACCACTTGGACGAGTGCGTATGCGCCCTACTTGAGAAAGTTAAGCGCGATCGCTGCCGATTCTCCATCTTTAACGCTGACTGAAGTGATTTATAAAACGATCGATGCGACGAAAAATCATTCCCGCAGCCGCCAACTCTGTTGTACAACTCTGAGCGCGTTTGCCGAATTTCTCAACTTAGCGCTGCCGAAAGATTTGAAAACGCTTTCGGGTCGCTACGGGGCAAGTCAGACTCAGATGCGTCAATTGCCTTCGGATGATGAGATTTTAGCGATTTGGGCAACGATTCCGAATTCGGCTTGGCAGTTTGTTTATGGCATGATGGCAACCTTTGGGCTGAGAAATCATGAGGTGTTTTACTGTAATTTAAGCGGCTTGAACAAGGGGGAAACCTCGATCGAAGTTTTGCCCACGACGAAAACCGGAAGTCACCAAGTGTGGGCATTTCACCCTGAATGGATCGAGGCGTTTAACTTGCGTGATGTTCAATTGCCGTCTGTTGAAACCGATTTAAGTAAAACCACATTGCAGCAAGTTGGAAAACGAGTCACGACGCAATTTCACCGCTATGAGTTGCCCTTTTCTCCTTATGACTTGCGTCATGCTTGGGCAGTCAGAACGATTCACATCGGGCTATCTGACACGGTTGCTGCGAAGATGATGGGGCATTCGGTACTGGTGCACACGCGAACGTATCATCAGTGGATTACGCAGCGAGATCAACAGCTTGCAGTCGATAATGCACTGAGAAGGCTGAAAGGGGATTGA
- a CDS encoding N-acetyltransferase, whose amino-acid sequence MTEWVEGYRLDRGSGGTKERDRLLNFMHRTYAELFPGGEFPYLEHAVHRFLSPETPLWWVQKSNEAQWNPVAGLWLGSAIDQGTGDRQAHILLLYVMPDHRRKGVGAALVRYAETWAKSRGDRQIGLQVFETNLPALGLYRALGYETQSRWMTKSIENAE is encoded by the coding sequence ATGACAGAGTGGGTGGAAGGATATCGGCTCGATCGTGGTTCTGGTGGAACCAAGGAACGCGATCGACTTTTGAATTTTATGCACCGGACTTACGCTGAACTGTTTCCGGGGGGCGAGTTTCCCTATCTTGAGCATGCCGTTCATCGATTTTTGTCTCCAGAAACGCCGCTGTGGTGGGTGCAGAAATCCAACGAAGCGCAATGGAATCCGGTAGCTGGATTGTGGCTAGGAAGCGCGATCGATCAAGGAACGGGGGATAGACAGGCGCATATTTTATTACTGTATGTGATGCCAGATCATCGACGAAAGGGCGTTGGAGCGGCGCTAGTGCGCTACGCTGAAACATGGGCAAAATCACGCGGCGATCGACAAATCGGGCTGCAAGTGTTTGAAACGAATTTGCCTGCCTTGGGACTTTATCGCGCTTTGGGTTATGAAACTCAGTCGCGGTGGATGACCAAATCGATCGAGAATGCTGAATAA
- a CDS encoding HEAT repeat domain-containing protein: MYSDDELKVLDIEADLADPLDEIPAIEDEVAPKPDPDEMLPLLMASDIQQRMLAARVFCDIQDDRAIPQLINLLSDPCPLVRVSAAYALGRNPSPDAVEPLIDRYNQDWNGYVRKGIVWALGNCRDRRSLNTLTDAVKNDISAVRLWAASSLAQMASLGYDTIVAAVPPLIEGLRRDPVAAIRSNCAWSLGELCREMPSNVVYATAIDALIEAFAEDEDTGVREDAKSSMLKVGDARGLQVIETLEQEDWF, translated from the coding sequence ATGTATAGCGACGACGAATTAAAAGTTTTAGATATTGAAGCTGATTTAGCCGATCCGTTAGACGAAATTCCTGCGATCGAAGATGAGGTTGCGCCGAAACCTGATCCCGATGAGATGCTTCCGCTACTGATGGCATCGGATATTCAACAGCGAATGTTGGCGGCGCGGGTGTTTTGTGATATTCAAGACGATCGAGCGATTCCGCAGTTGATCAATTTGTTGAGCGATCCTTGTCCGTTGGTGCGGGTGAGTGCGGCGTATGCGTTGGGACGAAATCCAAGTCCGGATGCGGTAGAACCGCTGATCGATCGCTATAACCAGGATTGGAATGGGTACGTGCGGAAGGGGATTGTTTGGGCATTGGGGAATTGTCGCGATCGTCGATCGCTCAATACGCTCACGGATGCGGTGAAGAACGATATTTCTGCGGTGCGTCTGTGGGCAGCGAGTTCTCTAGCGCAGATGGCGAGTTTGGGATATGACACGATCGTGGCTGCGGTTCCGCCTTTAATTGAAGGGCTGCGGCGTGATCCGGTGGCGGCGATTCGGAGTAATTGCGCTTGGTCGCTGGGTGAATTGTGTCGGGAAATGCCCTCGAATGTGGTGTATGCAACTGCGATCGATGCTTTGATCGAAGCGTTTGCGGAGGATGAGGATACCGGAGTGCGCGAGGATGCGAAATCTTCGATGTTGAAGGTTGGCGATGCACGCGGGTTGCAAGTGATTGAGACGCTGGAGCAGGAAGATTGGTTTTGA
- a CDS encoding VOC family protein, with product MKFAYTILYVQNVPESVTFYEKAFSLKPRFIHESNQYAEMETGGTALAFAAIDLAQSNLPKGFLPNSRSTPPAGIEIGLVSEDVPAAFDQAIQAGAIAVVEPKIKPWGQIVAYVRDLDGILVEICSPI from the coding sequence ATGAAATTCGCCTATACGATTCTCTATGTGCAGAATGTTCCTGAATCCGTCACCTTCTACGAGAAAGCATTCAGCTTAAAACCGCGCTTCATTCATGAGAGCAATCAATATGCTGAAATGGAAACGGGTGGAACAGCACTCGCGTTTGCTGCGATCGACCTTGCCCAATCGAACTTACCCAAAGGATTCTTACCCAACAGTCGATCGACTCCTCCAGCAGGAATCGAAATCGGATTAGTTTCAGAGGATGTGCCCGCCGCTTTTGACCAAGCCATACAAGCGGGAGCGATCGCAGTTGTCGAACCCAAAATAAAACCTTGGGGACAAATTGTAGCTTATGTACGAGACCTAGACGGCATTCTGGTTGAAATATGTAGCCCGATTTAA